The Papaver somniferum cultivar HN1 chromosome 3, ASM357369v1, whole genome shotgun sequence genome includes a region encoding these proteins:
- the LOC113359771 gene encoding pre-mRNA-splicing factor cwc25-like: MNSSGENQLEMDVDAPTGNPFRSICQQSNFKERFRPYSSRRKGWSGNITLINVSAARSLREEDIANRGVRANQQPAKANNPQPAQANNPPATQVNNSRVTPIDLTLRERFQELERENKRLKVALEKRKKLEEEAIPHSESNRSNRRSHRERYDPRKGDEVLDGRRLSKSDARRADVRNVYQSRDHHDDDYYDHYVPDDDHYYTAEQDRRTRSSRKKHRQRDDHINDDHLKRSRRDKDLSKRRKESDRNERIRRETEGDSVRGKEFSKRRPSEMINELLAQKQSKMKSNKFYQ; encoded by the exons ATGAATTCTTCAGGAGAAAATCAACTTGAGATGGACGTTGATGCACCTACCGGAAATCCATTCAGGTCAATATGCCAACAATCGAACTTTAAGGAGCGTTTTCGTCCATACTCATCAAGACGAAAGGGATGGAGTGGAAACATCACTCTCATCAACGTATCAGCCGCTCGTTCT CTTCGTGAGGAGGACATCGCTAATAGAGGAGTACGAGCTAACCAACAGCCTGCGAAAGCTAATAACCCACAGCCCGCGCAAGCTAACAACCCACCAGCTACACAAGTTAACAATTCGCGGGTGACTCCTATCGACTTGACGTTACGTGAGCGTTTCCAGGAATTGGAAAGGGAAAACAAGCGACTCAAGGTTGCATTGGAGAAAAGAAAGAAGCTTGAAGAAGAAGCTATTCCACATTCCGAAAGTAATAGGTCAAACCGTCGTTCTCATCGAGAACGATACGACCCACGCAAAGGggacgaagttcttgacggtcGTCGGCTCAGTAAAAGTGATGCAAGAAGAGCGGATGTCAGGAACGTTTATCAAAGTCGCGATCACCATGATGACGATTATTATGATCATTATGTGCCCGATGATGATCATTATTACACGGCCGAGCAAGATAGGCGAACCAGATCAAGTCGCAAGAAACATAGACAAAGGGATGATCATATCAATGATGATCACTTGAAGAGGTCTAGACGTGATAAAGACCTTTCTAAAAGGAGAAAGGAGTCTGACAGGAATGAGCGGATTCGCAGAGAAACTGAGGGAGACTCGGTGAGAGGCAAAGAATTCAGCAAAAGAAGGCCTAGTGAAATGATTAATGAGCTGTTAGCCCAAAAGCAATCCAAGATGAAGAGCAACAAATTTTATCAATGA